From the Sphingomonas aliaeris genome, one window contains:
- a CDS encoding porin, translating into MRGTKFLGAACAMAMLAAATPAFAQDDATSALLLRLKEKGILTDEEYTELVSRKSAQPAEVATSAPQAPQAAAQAQLDEKRSVKMTDSGVGMEFGGVTVKFSGSVNGFYVHDSPDRSRTNTTVAGGIANVGGRSTSSIRNGLLPGIFGIDVSTNQGGWDVAAHFGFYPGINSVSNVGGANSAGTPQALATSGIDARQTYLTFGKPSFGTVKIGRDIGLFGSDAILNDITLLSVGSSGNNAGPSNTSLGRIGSGYIYTDFQPQITYTTPKFGGFQASVGVFQPLLTIGNTELNSSPGFQAKLTYDFKADDFSGHLWAAGITQKHDGIGASPSYTGNGFDVGAKLTYGGAGLLGYYYNGSGLGTIGLFLLSSAANGRRRDSDGFYLQGTYTVGKLTAGLSYGESNLDLARGEINPTLVDKNSSYVGQLRYGLTSWVTLIGEYTHTKSEAHGINEASSNTLAAGAILFF; encoded by the coding sequence ATGAGGGGCACGAAGTTCTTGGGCGCGGCTTGCGCCATGGCGATGCTGGCGGCGGCGACGCCGGCCTTCGCGCAGGACGACGCGACCAGCGCGTTGCTGCTGCGGCTTAAGGAAAAGGGAATCCTCACCGACGAGGAATATACCGAACTGGTCAGCCGCAAGTCGGCGCAACCAGCCGAGGTCGCGACCAGCGCACCGCAGGCACCGCAGGCTGCGGCGCAGGCTCAGCTCGACGAGAAGCGTTCGGTGAAGATGACCGACAGCGGCGTCGGCATGGAATTCGGCGGCGTGACCGTAAAGTTCTCGGGCTCGGTCAACGGCTTCTACGTCCATGACTCGCCGGATCGGTCGCGCACCAACACGACGGTCGCGGGCGGCATCGCCAATGTCGGCGGGCGCAGCACCTCGTCGATCCGCAACGGCCTGCTGCCGGGCATCTTCGGGATCGACGTCTCGACCAACCAGGGCGGCTGGGACGTCGCGGCGCATTTCGGCTTCTATCCCGGCATCAACAGCGTCTCGAACGTCGGCGGCGCGAACTCCGCCGGCACGCCGCAGGCGCTGGCCACATCGGGCATCGATGCCCGCCAGACATACCTGACGTTCGGCAAGCCGTCGTTCGGCACGGTCAAGATCGGGCGCGACATCGGCCTGTTCGGGTCGGACGCGATCCTCAACGACATCACGTTGCTGTCGGTCGGGTCGAGCGGCAACAATGCGGGGCCGTCGAACACCTCGCTCGGGCGGATCGGGTCGGGCTATATCTACACCGATTTCCAGCCGCAGATCACCTATACCACGCCCAAATTCGGCGGGTTCCAGGCGTCGGTCGGCGTTTTCCAGCCGCTGCTGACGATCGGCAATACCGAACTGAACAGCTCGCCCGGCTTCCAGGCTAAGCTGACCTACGACTTCAAGGCGGACGATTTCTCCGGTCATCTATGGGCGGCGGGAATCACGCAGAAGCATGACGGGATCGGCGCCAGCCCGAGCTATACCGGCAACGGCTTCGACGTCGGCGCCAAGCTGACCTATGGCGGCGCGGGCCTCCTCGGTTATTACTATAACGGATCGGGTCTGGGCACGATCGGCCTGTTCCTGCTCTCGAGCGCGGCGAACGGCCGCCGCCGCGACAGCGACGGCTTCTATCTGCAGGGCACCTACACGGTCGGCAAGCTGACCGCCGGCCTCAGCTACGGCGAGAGCAACCTCGATCTCGCGCGCGGCGAGATCAATCCGACGCTGGTCGACAAGAACAGCTCCTATGTCGGGCAGCTGCGCTACGGCCTGACCTCGTGGGTGACGCTGATCGGCGAATACACGCACACCAAGTCGGAGGCGCATGGCATCAACGAGGCGTCGTCGAACACGCTGGCGGCCGGCGCGATTCTGTTCTTCTAG
- a CDS encoding TonB-dependent receptor gives MRRYCLYILAPLLPATAFAQTAPDLQPDIVVLGAGLPLPPGTPAYGSSLIDRTRLINEASDRVENVLKDVAGFQQFRRSDSRSANPSAQGVTLRALGGNASSRALVLLDGVPLADPFFGYIPFTALSGDRLSGVRITRGGGAGPFGAGAVAGAIELVSATRADLPRVSGSAFYGSDDAMSVQGAISPDLGGGYATLSGRFERGDGFFTTPVNQRVAATARARYRDWSGSLRAVAPIDSETEVQFRGLVYGDNRTLRFDGADSYSEGQDASIRLVHRGAWKVDALAYIQARNFGNKVISATNFRLTLDQRNTPSTGIGGKIELRPPVGADHVLRIGLDTRVGDGELFEDAYSTVTRLVTTRRNAGGRTSTTGLFVEDDWTIGRLVLTGGGRVDRWTITDGFFREANPVGNLTSNLRYADRKGTEATGRAGLLFKASNAIALRAAGYTGFRLPTLNELYRPFVVFPVTTQANAALGLEKLRGVEAGLDVRPVPGVTLGLTAFYNRLNDAIANVTIATNVRQRRNVEAVIAKGVEFTADAMLGTVSLNASYAYSHSTVRDAGALNGFTPSQSPRHAASATLGWAPAPRWSLSGTLRYVGRQFEDDLEKDVLPDALTLDAVASVPLGAHVAIVGRAENVFDEKVVTRNQAGSIDLGTPRRLWIGVRLN, from the coding sequence ATGCGTCGTTACTGCCTTTACATTCTCGCGCCACTGCTCCCGGCGACGGCCTTCGCGCAGACCGCGCCCGACCTGCAGCCCGACATCGTCGTCCTCGGTGCCGGCCTGCCGCTCCCGCCCGGCACGCCCGCTTATGGCTCGTCCTTGATCGATCGCACACGGCTGATCAACGAGGCGTCCGACCGCGTCGAGAATGTGCTGAAGGACGTTGCCGGCTTCCAGCAGTTCCGCCGCTCGGACAGCCGCTCGGCCAATCCATCCGCGCAGGGCGTGACGCTCCGCGCACTGGGCGGGAACGCGTCGAGCCGCGCGCTCGTACTTCTCGACGGCGTGCCGCTCGCCGATCCGTTCTTCGGCTACATCCCGTTCACCGCGCTGTCGGGCGACCGCCTGTCGGGCGTGCGCATCACGCGCGGCGGCGGGGCGGGGCCGTTCGGGGCGGGCGCGGTGGCCGGTGCGATCGAGCTGGTCAGCGCGACGCGCGCCGATCTGCCGCGCGTCTCGGGCAGCGCGTTCTACGGCAGCGACGACGCGATGAGCGTCCAGGGGGCGATCTCGCCCGATCTGGGCGGCGGCTATGCCACGCTGTCCGGCCGGTTCGAACGCGGCGACGGTTTCTTCACCACCCCCGTCAACCAGCGCGTCGCGGCTACGGCCCGCGCGCGCTATCGCGACTGGTCGGGCAGCTTGCGCGCCGTCGCGCCGATCGACTCGGAGACGGAAGTCCAGTTTCGCGGCCTCGTCTATGGCGACAACCGCACGCTGCGCTTCGACGGCGCCGACAGTTATTCCGAAGGGCAGGACGCGAGCATCCGCCTCGTCCACCGCGGCGCGTGGAAGGTCGATGCGCTCGCCTATATCCAGGCGCGCAATTTCGGCAACAAAGTGATCAGCGCGACCAATTTCCGCCTGACGCTCGACCAGCGCAATACGCCGAGCACCGGCATCGGCGGCAAGATCGAGCTCCGCCCGCCGGTCGGCGCAGACCACGTGCTGCGCATCGGGCTCGACACGCGGGTCGGCGATGGCGAACTGTTCGAGGACGCGTACAGCACCGTGACCCGCCTCGTCACCACGCGTCGCAACGCCGGCGGGCGCACCAGCACCACCGGGCTGTTCGTCGAGGACGACTGGACGATCGGCCGCCTCGTGCTGACCGGCGGCGGGCGCGTCGATCGCTGGACGATCACCGACGGTTTCTTCCGCGAGGCCAATCCTGTCGGCAACCTGACCAGCAATTTGCGGTACGCCGATCGCAAGGGCACCGAGGCAACCGGCCGCGCCGGACTGCTCTTCAAGGCATCGAACGCGATCGCGCTGCGTGCGGCAGGCTATACCGGCTTCCGCCTGCCGACGCTCAACGAACTGTACCGCCCGTTCGTCGTCTTCCCGGTGACGACGCAGGCCAACGCCGCGCTCGGGCTCGAAAAACTGCGCGGCGTCGAGGCGGGGCTGGACGTCCGCCCGGTCCCTGGCGTGACGCTCGGGCTGACCGCGTTCTACAACCGGCTGAACGACGCGATCGCCAACGTCACGATCGCCACCAACGTACGCCAGCGCCGCAACGTCGAGGCGGTGATCGCCAAGGGCGTGGAGTTCACCGCCGACGCGATGCTCGGGACAGTCTCGCTCAACGCCAGCTACGCCTACAGCCACTCGACCGTGCGCGACGCCGGTGCGCTGAACGGTTTCACGCCCTCGCAAAGCCCGCGCCATGCCGCCAGCGCGACGCTCGGCTGGGCCCCGGCGCCACGCTGGTCGCTGTCGGGCACGTTGCGCTATGTCGGCAGGCAGTTCGAGGACGATCTCGAAAAGGACGTATTGCCCGACGCGCTGACGCTCGATGCAGTGGCCAGCGTGCCGCTCGGCGCGCACGTCGCGATCGTCGGGCGCGCGGAGAACGTGTTCGACGAGAAGGTGGTGACGCGCAACCAGGCCGGGTCGATCGACCTCGGCACGCCGCGCCGGCTGTGGATCGGCGTGCGATTGAACTGA
- a CDS encoding HAMP domain-containing sensor histidine kinase, which translates to MRSTGSFKRALIAAGAAALLALAAMAITLAVGLARADRLLDRVSRSQTQLALVTRLEADLNAVPAAPPDRRTAALADLARSVATYRRTIEAETPIVPKDALPAQAIEARQAAELATLIARGRAGDIDRFRVLARAIVTSERIEADDALAAMRTLRRTGTGTAILLPILVALAGMFAMLWMLANLLRPIGALRRGVTALAQGDTARVDTSGFSDFDDLAHGFNAMADRIAAASRHLEAQVAERTTALADRNERLAAIDANRRLFFAQVGHELRTPVTVMMGEAEVALRDVATPPDALRDALGHVVANGQFVQRRLEDLLALASAEDGRLMIASVPIDVAAVMRDVARQAGPFARSSGSEIALTGSAQALRLRGDASWLHQALLALIDNAVKHGGGGRIDLTLAREAGRATLTVADDGPGVSEADLPHLFDTHYRATDRRGGSGLGLAVARWVAEAHRGTIGAANRVGGGLAVRIDLPLAA; encoded by the coding sequence ATGCGATCGACCGGATCGTTCAAGCGCGCGCTGATCGCCGCCGGTGCCGCGGCATTGCTGGCGCTTGCCGCGATGGCGATCACGCTGGCGGTCGGTCTCGCGCGCGCCGACCGGTTGCTCGATCGCGTGTCGCGCTCGCAGACGCAGCTGGCACTCGTCACGCGGCTGGAGGCGGACCTCAACGCCGTCCCCGCCGCTCCGCCGGACCGACGCACCGCCGCGCTGGCCGACCTCGCCCGATCGGTGGCGACCTATCGCCGTACGATCGAGGCCGAAACGCCGATCGTCCCGAAGGACGCGCTGCCCGCACAGGCGATCGAAGCGCGCCAGGCCGCCGAACTCGCCACCCTGATCGCGCGCGGACGGGCAGGCGACATCGATCGCTTCCGGGTCCTGGCGCGCGCGATCGTCACGTCGGAGCGGATCGAGGCGGACGATGCGCTCGCGGCGATGCGCACGCTTCGCCGGACCGGCACGGGAACCGCGATCCTGCTGCCGATCCTCGTGGCGCTCGCCGGCATGTTCGCCATGCTGTGGATGCTCGCCAACCTGTTGCGGCCGATCGGTGCGCTGCGCCGCGGCGTAACCGCGCTGGCGCAGGGCGACACGGCGCGCGTGGATACGAGCGGGTTCAGCGATTTCGACGATCTCGCGCACGGCTTCAACGCGATGGCTGATCGCATCGCCGCCGCCAGCCGCCATCTCGAAGCCCAGGTCGCCGAGCGGACCACTGCCCTCGCCGACCGCAACGAACGGCTGGCTGCGATCGACGCGAACCGCCGCCTGTTCTTCGCGCAGGTCGGCCATGAGCTGCGCACCCCCGTGACGGTGATGATGGGCGAGGCCGAGGTCGCGCTGCGCGATGTCGCGACCCCGCCCGACGCGCTGCGCGACGCACTCGGCCATGTCGTCGCCAACGGACAGTTCGTGCAGCGCCGGCTGGAGGATCTGCTGGCGCTCGCCAGTGCCGAGGACGGCCGGTTAATGATCGCGAGCGTGCCGATCGATGTTGCCGCGGTGATGCGCGACGTTGCGCGACAGGCCGGGCCGTTCGCGCGCTCCAGCGGCAGTGAGATCGCCTTGACGGGATCGGCGCAGGCGCTGCGCCTGCGGGGCGACGCGAGCTGGCTGCACCAGGCGCTGCTCGCGTTGATCGACAATGCGGTCAAGCATGGCGGCGGCGGCAGGATCGACCTGACGCTCGCTCGCGAAGCCGGGCGCGCCACGCTGACCGTCGCCGATGATGGGCCGGGCGTGTCGGAGGCCGATCTGCCGCATCTGTTCGATACGCATTACCGAGCGACCGACCGTCGTGGCGGCTCCGGGCTCGGGCTCGCGGTCGCGCGCTGGGTGGCGGAGGCGCATCGCGGGACGATCGGCGCGGCCAACCGCGTCGGCGGCGGGCTGGCGGTGCGCATCGATCTGCCGCTCGCGGCATGA
- a CDS encoding response regulator transcription factor, with product MNILPGAASASILLVEDDPGIGRFVSRGLAAEGYAVDWRRGGNGVATALASEGYAAAVLDLGLPDMDGLDLCRTLRRDGIDVPVLMLTARASLDDRLDGFRVGADDYLPKPFAFEELVARLKVLVRRGQGGRRLLAVGTLALDLDRRRATIGATEVMASPREFDLLAFLAERAGQVVARTALLDGVWGQEADRTENNVDVYIGYLRRRIAGIDGAPTIATVRGQGFRLT from the coding sequence ATGAACATCCTGCCCGGCGCGGCAAGCGCCAGCATCCTTCTGGTCGAGGACGATCCCGGTATCGGCCGGTTCGTCAGCCGCGGGCTGGCTGCCGAGGGCTATGCGGTCGACTGGCGGCGCGGCGGCAACGGGGTCGCGACCGCGCTGGCGAGCGAGGGCTATGCCGCTGCGGTGCTCGATCTCGGACTACCGGACATGGACGGGCTCGATCTGTGCCGCACGCTTCGCCGGGACGGGATCGATGTGCCAGTCCTGATGCTCACCGCGCGCGCGTCGCTCGACGACCGGCTCGACGGGTTCCGCGTCGGCGCGGACGATTATCTGCCCAAGCCATTCGCGTTCGAGGAACTGGTCGCGCGGCTCAAGGTGCTCGTGCGGCGCGGGCAGGGTGGTCGCCGCCTGCTCGCGGTCGGCACGTTGGCGCTCGATCTCGACCGCCGCCGCGCGACGATCGGCGCTACGGAGGTCATGGCATCGCCGCGCGAATTCGACCTGCTCGCCTTCCTTGCCGAACGGGCCGGGCAGGTCGTGGCCCGCACGGCGCTGCTCGACGGCGTGTGGGGGCAGGAGGCCGATCGCACCGAGAACAATGTCGACGTCTATATCGGCTATCTCCGGCGGCGCATTGCCGGGATCGACGGCGCCCCGACGATCGCCACGGTCAGAGGCCAGGGCTTTCGACTGACATGA
- a CDS encoding quinoprotein relay system zinc metallohydrolase 1 produces the protein MMLARRAVLAGLAGALAAPAWAQALTYKIRPEAVGDGIWLIRGTDGPIEMANGGAIANLTILATPAGTVLVDCGTSLRYGLQLKPLVEQLTGQNIVRVYLTHLHPDHIYGAGAFDPAIVAATPQLMDILKSEGESFTAGMYRLLGDWMRGTIFHMPGKTIDGPSEEFGGRRFRLLPLAGHSPADLAVLDEQTGTLIAGDLVFHDRAPSTPHADLATWRTSLNTLKAVAHKSVVPGHGPIDPTPNAAIDQTRDWLDWLEPALRQAVAEGRDMVAAGEMPIPPRFARVKAARYELQRSVSHLYPALEAELLPRIDGK, from the coding sequence CTGATGCTCGCTCGTCGCGCGGTACTGGCCGGCCTCGCCGGCGCGCTTGCCGCGCCTGCCTGGGCGCAGGCGCTGACCTACAAGATCCGGCCCGAGGCGGTGGGTGACGGCATCTGGCTGATCCGTGGCACCGACGGGCCGATCGAGATGGCCAATGGCGGCGCGATCGCCAACCTGACGATCCTCGCGACGCCCGCCGGTACGGTGCTGGTCGATTGCGGCACGTCGCTGCGCTACGGCTTGCAGCTGAAGCCGCTGGTCGAGCAGTTGACCGGGCAGAATATCGTGCGCGTCTACCTGACGCACCTGCATCCCGATCATATCTACGGCGCCGGGGCGTTCGATCCGGCGATCGTCGCCGCGACGCCCCAGCTGATGGATATCCTGAAGAGCGAGGGCGAGAGCTTTACCGCCGGCATGTACCGCCTGCTCGGCGACTGGATGCGGGGCACGATCTTCCACATGCCCGGCAAGACGATCGACGGTCCGAGCGAGGAATTCGGCGGGCGTCGTTTCCGCCTGCTGCCACTCGCCGGGCATAGCCCGGCCGATCTCGCGGTGCTCGACGAGCAGACCGGCACGCTGATCGCCGGCGACCTGGTGTTCCACGACCGCGCGCCATCGACGCCGCATGCCGATCTGGCGACATGGCGGACCAGCCTAAATACGCTGAAGGCGGTCGCGCACAAGAGCGTGGTACCCGGGCACGGGCCGATCGATCCCACGCCGAACGCCGCGATCGACCAGACACGCGACTGGCTGGACTGGCTGGAGCCGGCGTTGCGCCAGGCGGTGGCCGAAGGGCGCGACATGGTCGCGGCGGGCGAGATGCCGATCCCGCCGCGCTTCGCACGCGTCAAGGCCGCGCGGTACGAACTGCAGCGGTCAGTGTCACACCTCTATCCGGCGCTGGAGGCGGAGCTTCTGCCCCGGATCGACGGGAAGTAG
- a CDS encoding quinoprotein dehydrogenase-associated SoxYZ-like carrier → MALKMPLVVAALLAVAPCPALAKLPVDPLGSPTWTALGATFFGNDPVRFDDRVKVIYPEIAENQRSFPVTVDARGIAGVKRVILFADLNPIPLAIDYTPTAAAAFLSTRIKLDQRTPVRGAVQLADGSWLVSGGWVDAAGGGCSMPPLSRAKGDWAEHLGEVRGVAQHDAGGTRVALAFRHPMDTGFVGNTPIYNLETVELKRADGSSLGSIQIEASVAEDPTITVMPEAAVGDRIVLAGLDTNGIAYAGTLAVKAAPAALAAR, encoded by the coding sequence ATGGCCCTCAAAATGCCCCTCGTCGTCGCTGCCTTGCTGGCGGTCGCCCCCTGCCCCGCGCTCGCCAAGCTGCCGGTGGACCCGCTGGGCTCGCCGACATGGACTGCGCTCGGCGCGACATTCTTCGGTAACGATCCGGTCCGGTTCGACGACCGGGTGAAGGTGATCTATCCCGAAATCGCGGAGAACCAGCGCAGCTTTCCCGTGACGGTCGATGCGCGCGGCATAGCGGGCGTGAAGCGCGTCATCCTGTTCGCCGATCTGAACCCGATCCCGCTGGCGATCGATTACACGCCGACCGCTGCGGCCGCCTTCCTGTCGACGCGGATCAAGCTCGACCAGCGCACGCCGGTACGCGGGGCGGTGCAGCTGGCCGACGGCAGCTGGCTGGTGAGCGGCGGCTGGGTCGATGCGGCGGGCGGGGGCTGCTCGATGCCGCCGCTGAGCCGCGCCAAGGGCGACTGGGCAGAACACCTGGGCGAGGTGCGCGGCGTGGCGCAACACGACGCGGGCGGCACGCGCGTGGCGCTGGCGTTCCGGCATCCGATGGATACCGGGTTCGTTGGCAACACGCCGATCTACAATCTGGAAACCGTCGAGCTGAAGCGGGCCGACGGCAGCAGCTTGGGCAGCATACAGATCGAGGCGTCGGTCGCCGAGGACCCGACGATCACGGTGATGCCCGAGGCGGCGGTCGGCGACCGGATCGTACTGGCGGGGCTCGACACGAACGGCATCGCCTATGCCGGCACGCTGGCGGTGAAGGCGGCACCCGCCGCGCTCGCCGCGCGCTGA
- a CDS encoding rhodanese-like domain-containing protein: MKTAAALLLVIATSASAQDAPLFDPVTGYRLTAYRGVVDSVPEGVVRIDARQAAALRGKAVFLDVTPAEGAVRDAEGTWRLAMPHATIPGAHWYPEAGRGIQPAGIGAWFADGVKRLTRGRRDTRVVVFCLADCWMSWNAARRLRRAGYTRINWFSEGLDGWKESGRTLADARPDR; the protein is encoded by the coding sequence ATGAAGACCGCCGCCGCTTTGCTCCTGGTGATCGCCACGTCGGCGTCGGCGCAGGACGCGCCGCTGTTCGATCCCGTCACGGGCTACCGCCTTACCGCCTATCGCGGGGTGGTCGATTCGGTGCCGGAAGGCGTCGTGCGGATCGATGCGCGGCAGGCCGCGGCGCTGCGCGGCAAGGCGGTGTTTCTCGACGTGACGCCGGCCGAGGGGGCGGTTCGCGACGCGGAAGGCACCTGGCGTCTCGCCATGCCCCATGCAACCATCCCCGGCGCGCACTGGTATCCGGAGGCTGGTCGCGGCATCCAGCCGGCCGGCATCGGCGCGTGGTTCGCCGATGGGGTGAAGCGTCTCACGCGCGGCCGTCGCGATACGCGTGTCGTCGTCTTCTGCCTCGCCGATTGCTGGATGAGCTGGAACGCCGCGCGCCGTCTGCGCCGCGCCGGCTACACGCGGATCAACTGGTTCTCCGAGGGATTAGACGGCTGGAAGGAGTCTGGCCGCACGCTCGCCGACGCCAGGCCCGACCGGTGA
- a CDS encoding SDR family oxidoreductase: MRFLQGGARVITAARSDAEPIAGAIFVRADLTTPDGSHALANAALDRMGGIDILAHVVGGSGSPGGGFVALTDEHWLAEMNLNLLAAVRLDRLLVPQMIDRRAGTVVHVTSIQSILPLQESTTAYAAAKGALRTYSKSISKELGPKGVRVNSVSPGWINTEAATDFLERLQAANGGKIEEARQLVLDGLGGIPIGRAAEPHEVADLIAYLASDRAAAIHGAEFIIDGGAVRTV; the protein is encoded by the coding sequence ATGCGCTTTCTGCAAGGGGGCGCTCGGGTCATTACCGCCGCCCGTAGCGACGCCGAACCGATAGCTGGTGCTATCTTCGTCCGGGCGGATCTGACAACTCCCGACGGCAGCCACGCGCTTGCCAACGCGGCGCTAGACAGGATGGGCGGGATCGACATTCTGGCGCATGTGGTTGGCGGGTCAGGGTCGCCGGGCGGCGGCTTTGTCGCGCTGACAGACGAGCACTGGCTTGCCGAAATGAACCTAAACCTGCTTGCCGCCGTCCGGCTTGATCGCCTGCTCGTCCCGCAGATGATCGATCGACGCGCTGGCACGGTGGTGCATGTCACTTCGATTCAGTCGATCCTGCCTCTGCAGGAATCAACCACCGCCTACGCCGCCGCTAAAGGCGCGCTAAGAACTTACAGCAAGTCTATTTCTAAGGAGCTGGGCCCTAAGGGCGTGCGGGTCAACTCCGTCTCGCCCGGCTGGATCAACACCGAGGCTGCGACCGACTTTCTCGAGCGCCTGCAGGCCGCGAATGGCGGCAAGATCGAGGAAGCGCGGCAACTGGTGCTCGATGGCTTGGGCGGCATCCCGATCGGACGGGCGGCAGAACCTCATGAAGTGGCTGATCTGATCGCCTATCTGGCCTCGGATCGCGCCGCCGCGATCCACGGTGCCGAATTCATCATCGATGGCGGCGCGGTCCGAACCGTTTGA
- a CDS encoding nuclear transport factor 2-like protein: MIIELPTPITDYVAANARLDLNGMLQPFVPDAVVFDAGINKKFEGRVQLRTLFEEEVIPVKAIFTPEAVRHENGKVVVEGPAHGDFPGSPLRFTYTFTLEGNAIRALEITL; the protein is encoded by the coding sequence ATGATCATCGAACTTCCCACGCCCATTACGGATTATGTCGCGGCAAACGCCCGTCTGGATCTGAACGGAATGCTCCAGCCGTTCGTGCCCGACGCCGTCGTCTTCGACGCGGGCATTAACAAGAAATTCGAAGGACGGGTTCAATTGCGAACTCTGTTCGAGGAAGAGGTTATTCCAGTGAAGGCAATCTTCACGCCAGAAGCGGTCCGCCACGAGAACGGCAAGGTAGTGGTCGAAGGGCCAGCGCATGGCGACTTTCCGGGCAGCCCCCTCCGGTTCACCTACACCTTCACGCTCGAAGGCAATGCGATCAGGGCGTTGGAGATTACGCTGTGA
- a CDS encoding LysR family transcriptional regulator: MPGDGLSEFDAVLAIARRGSFRAAALELGLSATALSNLIAKLERRVGVRLFNRTTRSVSLTDAGQTFVEQVRPAVRTLHDAMSVARSQLETPSGTLRINAFAAGAREVLRPLLLKFIRRYPQVHIDLVTEGRIVDIVEAGFDLGLRSADLVPSDMIAIPVGPPRSFAVVGSPTYFEVNGEPFVPPDLMRHACLRIRLPNGALHRWQFQKDAESLQVDVHGPITLDEASLARMAVLDHVGIGYFMVSDVREDIEAGRLVRVLQDWTPPLARLSLYYPSRRNPSAAFKALIDMAREVG, translated from the coding sequence ATGCCCGGTGACGGTCTCAGCGAATTTGATGCGGTCCTCGCAATCGCGCGGCGGGGATCGTTCCGCGCTGCCGCATTGGAACTCGGTTTGTCGGCGACGGCTCTGAGCAACTTGATCGCCAAACTCGAGCGTCGTGTCGGCGTCCGTCTGTTCAATCGCACGACCCGCAGCGTCTCTCTCACAGATGCAGGCCAGACCTTCGTCGAACAGGTCAGGCCCGCGGTTAGGACTTTGCACGATGCGATGAGCGTCGCCCGTTCGCAGCTGGAGACGCCGTCCGGAACACTGCGCATAAACGCCTTTGCGGCAGGTGCGCGAGAGGTTCTGCGACCGCTTCTGCTCAAATTCATCCGGCGTTATCCGCAGGTGCATATCGACCTGGTCACCGAGGGGCGAATCGTTGACATCGTTGAGGCGGGGTTCGATCTCGGTCTGAGAAGCGCTGATCTTGTGCCAAGCGACATGATTGCCATCCCGGTTGGCCCTCCGCGCAGCTTTGCCGTGGTTGGATCACCGACGTATTTCGAGGTCAATGGCGAGCCCTTCGTACCCCCCGACCTGATGCGACATGCTTGCCTACGCATTCGTCTCCCGAACGGCGCCCTGCATCGCTGGCAGTTTCAAAAGGACGCAGAGTCGCTTCAGGTCGACGTCCACGGTCCGATCACGCTCGACGAAGCGAGCCTTGCCCGGATGGCGGTGCTGGATCACGTCGGTATCGGATACTTTATGGTATCCGACGTGCGAGAAGACATCGAAGCGGGACGACTTGTCCGCGTGCTTCAGGACTGGACGCCGCCGTTGGCGCGCCTAAGCCTCTATTACCCGAGCCGGCGCAATCCTTCCGCCGCGTTCAAGGCGTTAATCGACATGGCCCGCGAGGTTGGCTGA